Proteins from a genomic interval of Arvicola amphibius chromosome 14, mArvAmp1.2, whole genome shotgun sequence:
- the Bola1 gene encoding bolA-like protein 1, whose translation MLKAHLARCMVSMATRACVSRDSTGSAAGGPVEAAIRAKLERALNPEVLELRNESGGHAVPAGSETHFRVAVVSSRFEGLNPLQRHRLVHAALSEELAGPVHALAIQAKTPAQWKENPQLDTSPPCLGGSKKTRGTS comes from the coding sequence ATGCTGAAGGCGCATTTGGCCCGGTGCATGGTCTCCATGGCCACGCGCGCGTGTGTGTCGCGGGACAGCACGGGATCGGCGGCTGGCGGGCCAGTGGAGGCCGCCATCCGCGCCAAGTTGGAGCGAGCCCTGAACCCCGAGGTGCTGGAGCTGCGCAACGAGAGCGGCGGTCACGCCGTCCCGGCAGGCAGCGAGACGCATTTCCGTGTGGCGGTGGTGAGCTCTCGGTTCGAGGGGCTGAACCCCCTGCAACGGCACCGGTTGGTTCACGCGGCGCTGTCGGAGGAGCTGGCTGGGCCGGTACACGCACTGGCCATCCAAGCGAAGACCCCCGCCCAGTGGAAGGAGAACCCACAATTGGACACTAGCCCCCCCTGCCTAGGTGGAAGCAAGAAAACTCGAGGGACCTCCTAA